The following are from one region of the Alicyclobacillus fastidiosus genome:
- a CDS encoding glutamate-5-semialdehyde dehydrogenase produces the protein MESGRHAELETYIADKLKHARRASRALVVASTSLKNEALQQMAEALWDGREEILAANQQDVRASEMAGQPPSRIDRLMLDEHRIRQMMDGLVQVAQLDDPVGERLDAILHPNGMRIEKVRVPMGVIAMIYESRPNVTVDAVGLCIKTGNAAVLRGGREALRSNIALVRALHQGLEASGVPSEAIQFVERVERESVDLLITAVGLVDLVIPRGGSGLIERVVRHAQVPVIETGVGNCHVYVDTAADLAKAREIITNAKTQRPSVCNAAETLLVHKSVAGAWLPEIVPHLAQLGVQVRGCEQSLAILQDAGCRNVLAATDEDWSTEYLDLVLAVKVVDSLDAAIEHITEYGTLHSEVIVTESEEAAVDFLSRVDAAVVYHNASSRFTDGFEFGFGAEIGISTQKLHARGPMGLREMTSYKYIVRGDGQVRG, from the coding sequence ATGGAGAGCGGTCGACACGCGGAGTTAGAGACATACATTGCCGACAAACTGAAGCATGCCAGGCGCGCGAGTCGGGCCTTGGTGGTGGCGTCTACGTCGCTGAAAAACGAGGCCCTACAGCAGATGGCAGAAGCGCTGTGGGACGGTCGTGAGGAAATCCTCGCGGCTAATCAGCAAGATGTGCGTGCCTCTGAAATGGCGGGCCAGCCTCCGTCGCGGATCGATCGATTGATGCTCGATGAGCATCGCATACGGCAAATGATGGATGGCCTTGTGCAAGTCGCCCAGTTGGACGATCCGGTTGGTGAGCGATTGGACGCGATTCTCCACCCCAATGGCATGCGAATCGAAAAGGTTCGAGTCCCGATGGGGGTCATTGCTATGATTTATGAGTCGCGGCCAAACGTGACGGTAGACGCGGTCGGGTTGTGCATCAAGACGGGCAATGCGGCCGTGCTCCGAGGTGGCCGGGAGGCCTTGCGGTCGAACATCGCGCTCGTTCGCGCGCTTCATCAAGGCCTCGAGGCGAGTGGAGTTCCAAGTGAAGCCATTCAATTCGTCGAGCGCGTCGAACGCGAGTCTGTCGATTTGCTGATTACCGCTGTGGGTCTCGTCGATTTGGTGATTCCACGCGGCGGCTCAGGACTGATTGAGCGCGTCGTGCGCCACGCACAGGTACCTGTCATTGAAACGGGCGTCGGAAATTGCCATGTTTATGTGGATACAGCGGCAGATTTAGCGAAGGCACGTGAAATCATCACGAACGCAAAAACGCAGCGTCCGTCCGTCTGTAACGCGGCAGAGACACTGCTTGTCCACAAAAGCGTAGCAGGGGCATGGCTGCCGGAGATCGTTCCCCATCTGGCTCAACTCGGTGTGCAGGTGCGGGGGTGTGAGCAATCACTCGCCATTTTACAGGACGCGGGATGTAGGAATGTATTGGCAGCAACCGATGAAGATTGGTCGACAGAGTATCTCGATCTCGTCTTGGCGGTGAAAGTGGTCGATAGTCTCGATGCCGCGATCGAACACATTACAGAATACGGAACCCTGCATTCTGAAGTCATCGTGACCGAATCCGAAGAGGCAGCCGTTGACTTCCTGTCGCGCGTCGACGCAGCAGTCGTGTATCATAATGCCTCTTCTCGGTTCACAGACGGCTTTGAGTTCGGATTTGGTGCGGAGATTGGCATCTCCACGCAAAAACTGCACGCGCGTGGACCGATGGGGCTTCGCGAGATGACTAGCTACAAGTACATCGTGCGCGGAGACGGACAAGTCCGTGGCTAA
- a CDS encoding MFS transporter yields MDRRRLIIVTILCGLGYMVYSVDRMVMSSSVGLIAKQFHMTKGSSGLIMSSFFYGFVVLLFIGGILSDKFSGKTVLIWGLSIFSLATGATGLATGFGTMLVYRIITGLGEGLFWPAASQEITLVSTEKQRTTVMSIYWAGYPIGGFLGTWLGALIGSHYGWRPVFMVAFVLGAIVAVLYGVLVRNNGARKTGEGTAKVQITESVPIRELFRQPTVVALGVFYLLLMSGWWIVLLWAPTFMETQKHMSLTTGGTIASLMGLSGALGGILIGRYCDKGAIGRRKVVLVWISILTAVMMALMVLGLPTWLLVIVVLLLGFFGYPITPVVLSIASQVVPEGVAGSAIGFVMNVGMLAGAITPALAGFLQENMAISTVWILAALLQLISCLALLFTGKLRNAKTSDQVTGSADARAH; encoded by the coding sequence TTGGATCGTCGCCGCTTGATTATCGTGACTATACTTTGCGGTCTGGGGTATATGGTGTATTCGGTGGACCGCATGGTGATGTCGTCATCTGTTGGACTCATTGCGAAGCAATTCCACATGACCAAGGGAAGCTCGGGGCTCATCATGAGCTCGTTCTTTTATGGATTTGTCGTGTTGCTATTCATCGGTGGGATATTGTCTGATAAGTTCTCTGGCAAGACGGTACTCATTTGGGGATTGTCTATTTTTTCACTTGCGACGGGGGCGACCGGTCTCGCCACTGGATTTGGAACGATGTTGGTGTACCGCATTATCACCGGCCTTGGCGAAGGTTTGTTTTGGCCGGCGGCATCGCAGGAGATCACGCTGGTATCAACTGAGAAACAGCGTACCACGGTGATGTCGATTTACTGGGCCGGCTATCCGATCGGCGGCTTTTTGGGGACTTGGTTAGGCGCCCTGATTGGTTCGCATTACGGCTGGAGGCCTGTGTTTATGGTCGCCTTTGTGCTCGGCGCTATCGTCGCAGTGCTCTACGGTGTGCTTGTGCGCAACAATGGGGCACGGAAGACTGGCGAAGGCACGGCGAAAGTACAAATCACCGAAAGTGTGCCCATCCGCGAGCTCTTCCGTCAGCCGACGGTCGTCGCGCTCGGCGTATTCTATCTGCTGTTGATGTCTGGGTGGTGGATTGTACTCCTGTGGGCCCCGACGTTCATGGAGACACAGAAGCACATGAGCTTGACGACTGGCGGCACGATTGCCAGTCTCATGGGATTGTCCGGTGCACTTGGCGGCATCTTGATTGGTCGCTACTGTGACAAGGGCGCCATCGGGCGACGCAAAGTCGTGCTCGTGTGGATCTCGATTCTCACGGCCGTGATGATGGCCTTGATGGTGCTGGGATTGCCAACGTGGCTGTTGGTGATTGTGGTGCTCCTGCTCGGCTTCTTTGGTTACCCGATCACGCCCGTGGTGCTCTCCATCGCTTCCCAGGTGGTACCAGAGGGCGTTGCGGGTTCGGCGATCGGTTTCGTGATGAATGTCGGAATGCTGGCAGGTGCAATTACGCCGGCGCTCGCAGGATTTTTGCAGGAGAACATGGCCATCTCGACGGTTTGGATTCTAGCAGCTCTCTTGCAGTTGATCAGTTGCTTGGCACTGCTGTTCACAGGAAAGTTGCGAAATGCCAAGACGTCGGATCAAGTGACAGGTTCGGCTGACGCCCGCGCGCACTGA
- a CDS encoding Gfo/Idh/MocA family oxidoreductase, translating into MDMRKIGIIMNGVTGRMGTYQHLERSIVAIREQGGITLPDGEVLMPDPILVGRNEHKLQALADKYGIERWSTNLEECLANPEDEIYFDAQTTLRRAEGVRAAIEAGKHIYCEKPTGVNLEEALNLARLAQQKGVKHGVVQDKLFLPGLLKLQKLVETGFFGRILSIRGEFGYWVFEGDYEPAQRPSWNYRKEAGGGIIVDMLCHWRYVLSNIFGDVKAVSCYGATHIPQRVDEDGELYDATADDAAYTTFQLADGIVAHINSSWCVRVDRGELFELQVDGTEGSAVAGLRNCKVQHRAYTPKAVWNPDIPDPNDYAAQWVTVPTTAQPDNAFKVQWEMFLKHVVLGAPFKFDLLEGAKGVQLAEIGLQSWNERRWLDVPTLTLD; encoded by the coding sequence TTGGACATGCGGAAAATCGGGATCATCATGAACGGTGTCACAGGCAGAATGGGCACCTATCAGCACTTAGAGCGCTCCATTGTAGCGATTCGTGAGCAAGGGGGCATCACCTTGCCTGATGGCGAGGTTCTCATGCCGGATCCGATTTTGGTTGGGAGAAACGAGCACAAGTTGCAGGCATTGGCGGACAAGTACGGCATCGAGCGGTGGAGTACGAACCTGGAGGAGTGTTTGGCTAATCCAGAGGATGAAATTTACTTCGACGCGCAGACGACTTTGCGCCGGGCAGAAGGTGTGCGGGCGGCGATTGAGGCGGGCAAACACATCTACTGTGAGAAGCCGACTGGCGTGAACCTTGAGGAAGCGTTGAACCTCGCTCGACTTGCGCAGCAAAAGGGCGTCAAGCATGGTGTAGTACAAGACAAGTTGTTTCTGCCAGGCCTCTTAAAGTTGCAGAAACTTGTCGAGACTGGATTCTTTGGCCGCATTCTCTCGATTCGCGGAGAGTTTGGGTATTGGGTATTCGAAGGGGATTACGAACCCGCGCAGAGACCGTCGTGGAACTACCGCAAAGAAGCGGGCGGCGGCATCATCGTCGACATGTTATGCCACTGGCGCTACGTGCTCAGCAATATTTTCGGCGATGTGAAAGCGGTATCTTGCTATGGAGCGACGCATATTCCACAGCGCGTGGACGAGGATGGGGAGCTTTACGACGCGACGGCGGACGACGCAGCGTACACGACGTTCCAATTGGCGGACGGCATTGTGGCGCATATCAATTCGTCGTGGTGCGTCCGTGTCGACAGGGGTGAGCTGTTCGAACTGCAGGTAGATGGAACAGAAGGGAGTGCGGTTGCGGGACTTCGCAACTGCAAAGTGCAGCATCGCGCGTATACGCCAAAAGCGGTTTGGAATCCGGACATCCCAGATCCGAACGACTACGCGGCTCAGTGGGTGACCGTACCGACTACCGCTCAACCAGACAACGCCTTTAAGGTTCAGTGGGAGATGTTTTTGAAGCACGTCGTTCTCGGTGCGCCGTTCAAGTTTGACCTCCTCGAAGGCGCCAAAGGCGTGCAACTGGCGGAAATCGGATTGCAGTCGTGGAATGAACGCCGCTGGCTGGACGTCCCGACGCTGACGCTCGACTGA
- a CDS encoding glycerate kinase, with protein sequence MRVVIAPDSFKGSLSAQHVAASIADGVVSACPDAEVHLVPLADGGEGTVDCLLDVVGGDVVTVPVHDPLGRPIDAHYGVLPDGTVVIEVASAAGLTLVAEQERDVLRGNTQGLGELLSHALDAGRTSFVVALGGSATNDGGVGMLYALGARFYDENGHELAPTPDSCRSLWRIDVSHLHPKLADASIRVACDVANPLCGERGATAVYGPQKGVTPDLIPVLDAFLDRFAAVVHRDLQISIRDIPGAGAAGGLGAALVGLLGAKLLRGIDLILDLTSFDTRLEAADLVITGEGSTDAQTANGKAVMGIATRAKAVGVPVFCLSGNISREATALYEHGVTALFSITQGPMSLADAMKSTGALLARSGESAVRAFLAGRMRR encoded by the coding sequence GTGAGAGTCGTTATCGCGCCAGATTCGTTCAAGGGGTCATTGTCCGCACAGCACGTCGCAGCCTCGATTGCAGATGGCGTCGTATCCGCGTGTCCCGATGCAGAGGTCCACCTCGTCCCGCTTGCGGACGGCGGGGAAGGGACTGTCGACTGCCTGCTGGATGTCGTAGGAGGCGACGTCGTCACGGTCCCCGTTCACGATCCGCTCGGGCGCCCGATCGACGCTCATTACGGCGTCCTCCCGGACGGCACCGTCGTCATCGAAGTCGCGTCGGCTGCTGGACTCACCTTGGTAGCGGAACAGGAGAGGGACGTTTTGCGTGGAAACACGCAGGGCCTCGGCGAACTGTTGTCGCATGCGCTCGACGCTGGGCGCACCTCGTTTGTCGTCGCCCTCGGCGGGAGTGCGACAAACGATGGCGGAGTGGGCATGCTGTACGCTCTGGGTGCTCGGTTTTACGACGAGAACGGACACGAACTCGCCCCGACTCCGGATAGCTGCCGCAGTTTGTGGCGGATCGACGTGTCACACTTACACCCAAAGTTGGCGGATGCTTCAATTCGGGTGGCGTGCGACGTCGCCAATCCCCTATGTGGCGAGCGTGGCGCGACGGCGGTGTATGGTCCGCAAAAAGGCGTCACGCCTGACCTCATCCCGGTCTTGGACGCGTTCCTCGACCGCTTTGCCGCAGTTGTCCACCGCGATTTGCAGATCTCCATCCGAGACATTCCGGGAGCTGGTGCTGCGGGCGGGCTAGGAGCTGCACTGGTCGGCCTGCTTGGGGCCAAATTGCTTCGCGGGATCGATCTCATTCTCGATCTCACCTCGTTTGACACTCGCCTCGAAGCTGCAGATCTCGTCATCACTGGCGAAGGAAGTACCGATGCGCAGACGGCCAACGGAAAGGCGGTCATGGGTATCGCGACGCGCGCAAAGGCGGTCGGCGTGCCTGTATTTTGCCTGTCCGGCAACATCTCCCGAGAGGCGACAGCCCTGTACGAGCACGGCGTCACGGCACTGTTCTCCATTACGCAAGGCCCCATGAGCCTCGCCGATGCGATGAAGTCGACTGGAGCGCTCTTGGCGAGATCTGGGGAGTCCGCCGTTCGCGCCTTTTTGGCAGGCCGTATGCGAAGGTGA
- a CDS encoding sugar phosphate isomerase/epimerase gives MDVRFLSLNQITTNGWSVQQAVDGCARAGIPWIGLWRHKVAESGLIESARMVREAGLRVSGLCRGGMFPAGTKVERAARIDDNRRAIDEAAELGTDVLVLVCGPAENCTLDDARSMVEEGIEQLIPYAAERGVKLGIEPLHPVFAADRSVISTLGQANDIVERLGSRQVGVVIDIYHVWWDPKLYEEISRSAGHIFGFHVNDWLAPVENAMMSRGMMGDGCVENARIRRAVEAAGYRGPIEVEIFNQKIWDSAYDEILVQMKQRFELEV, from the coding sequence ATGGATGTTCGGTTTCTCAGTCTAAATCAGATCACGACCAACGGATGGAGCGTTCAGCAGGCGGTCGACGGTTGTGCGCGGGCAGGTATTCCGTGGATCGGCCTCTGGCGACACAAAGTCGCAGAATCCGGGTTAATTGAGAGCGCTCGAATGGTTCGTGAAGCTGGTCTTCGGGTGTCCGGTCTGTGCCGCGGGGGCATGTTCCCTGCGGGTACGAAGGTCGAGCGAGCGGCGCGCATCGACGACAACCGGCGGGCAATCGACGAAGCTGCAGAGCTAGGGACGGACGTCCTCGTCCTCGTCTGCGGTCCTGCCGAGAATTGTACGCTCGATGATGCCCGGTCGATGGTGGAGGAGGGCATCGAGCAACTGATTCCGTACGCAGCTGAGCGTGGAGTGAAGCTCGGGATCGAACCGTTGCACCCGGTGTTTGCGGCAGATAGGTCGGTTATCTCGACACTCGGTCAGGCGAACGACATCGTCGAGCGGTTAGGGTCCCGACAGGTTGGCGTCGTGATCGACATCTATCACGTCTGGTGGGACCCGAAGCTGTACGAGGAAATTAGCCGATCCGCCGGACACATTTTTGGCTTTCACGTCAACGACTGGTTAGCGCCAGTCGAGAACGCGATGATGTCACGTGGCATGATGGGCGACGGCTGCGTCGAAAACGCACGCATTCGGCGCGCTGTCGAAGCGGCTGGGTATCGTGGGCCGATCGAAGTAGAGATATTCAACCAGAAAATCTGGGATAGTGCATATGACGAAATTTTGGTACAAATGAAACAACGGTTTGAACTAGAGGTTTAG
- the proB gene encoding glutamate 5-kinase: MEHGAKHRWRMVVKVGSSSITDRHGRLSLDKMRCIVSQLAALQKSGRCQVILVSSGAIAAGLGKLGWNRASITLPEKQAAAAVGQTLLMETYERLFGEEDMIVGQLLLTRLDIEDRKRFVHIRNTILTLLHRGIVPIVNENDTVAVDEIRFGDNDSLASLTALVSEAEQLVLLTDIDGLYTGDPKADTSATRLSEVWEITKEIESIAGGAGSSVGTGGMRTKILAAKAAVQSGIDVVIASSEEAQVIARIADGEAVGTLFHARPEPLAHRKSWLIHGPQPTGVLVIDEGAVQALVAQAGSLLLPGIMQVQGDFQEGTTVALANTTGHVVGKGITNFSARDLDTLVHRRQSGERLYNVTEVVHRNNMVVLEGGRL, from the coding sequence ATGGAACATGGAGCGAAGCATCGCTGGCGGATGGTCGTCAAGGTGGGATCGAGTTCGATTACGGATCGTCATGGCAGACTGTCGTTGGACAAAATGAGATGTATTGTATCTCAACTGGCCGCTCTTCAGAAGTCAGGAAGATGCCAGGTGATTTTGGTGTCGTCGGGCGCGATCGCCGCGGGTCTTGGCAAGCTTGGATGGAACCGAGCGAGCATCACCCTTCCCGAGAAGCAGGCTGCTGCCGCTGTAGGACAGACCCTTTTAATGGAAACCTACGAGCGGTTGTTTGGCGAAGAGGATATGATCGTTGGTCAATTGTTGTTGACGCGGTTGGATATCGAGGATCGCAAACGGTTCGTCCACATTCGCAACACCATCCTCACGCTGTTGCACAGGGGGATTGTTCCGATTGTGAACGAAAACGACACAGTGGCCGTCGATGAGATCCGCTTTGGTGACAACGACTCCTTGGCCAGTTTGACCGCGCTTGTATCGGAGGCGGAGCAACTCGTGCTGTTGACGGATATCGATGGTTTGTACACAGGAGATCCGAAGGCGGATACCAGTGCGACACGTCTCTCTGAAGTCTGGGAAATTACGAAAGAGATTGAGTCGATTGCAGGTGGCGCAGGCAGTTCCGTCGGGACCGGCGGGATGCGAACGAAGATCTTGGCTGCCAAAGCGGCTGTGCAGTCGGGAATCGATGTCGTCATAGCATCGAGTGAGGAAGCGCAAGTGATTGCGCGAATTGCCGACGGTGAGGCGGTCGGGACTTTGTTTCACGCGAGGCCGGAACCACTCGCGCACAGAAAATCTTGGCTGATTCACGGGCCGCAACCGACTGGTGTCCTCGTCATCGACGAGGGCGCGGTGCAGGCGCTCGTGGCTCAGGCAGGAAGTCTATTGCTACCGGGAATCATGCAGGTGCAAGGCGACTTTCAAGAAGGGACCACGGTGGCCTTGGCCAATACCACGGGGCATGTCGTCGGCAAGGGAATCACCAATTTTTCCGCTCGGGATCTGGACACCCTCGTGCATCGAAGACAATCGGGGGAACGGCTGTACAACGTGACCGAAGTGGTACATCGCAACAACATGGTCGTATTGGAAGGTGGGAGGCTATGA
- a CDS encoding dihydrodipicolinate synthase family protein, which translates to MQTLLLPRSHGGVEPYRLVGTPIETASCQPAKSRIAYAAAHVVADPLANIDPSSATAVDWDSTLAFRHHLWSLGMSVAEAMDTAQRGMGLDWETTKELISRSVRQARACGGAIACGAGTDQLDGGVAHTLEDVQRAYEEQCEFIEGTGGRVILMASRALAAVARAPEDYAAVYDAILAQVSQPVILHWLGDMFDPALTGYWGHRDVQAAMRVCLDVIHRHRAKIDGIKISLLDADLEVQMRRMLPDGVTMYTGDDFNYPALILGQDGLYSHALLGIFDAIAPAAAQALQALDAGDAARFKDILEPTVELSRHIFQAPTRFYKTGVVFLAYLNGHQDHFRMVGGLESMRSLVHLSELFVLADRAGLLADPDAALERMRRVLTIGGVL; encoded by the coding sequence GTGCAAACTCTACTGCTACCGAGGTCACACGGCGGCGTCGAGCCGTACCGCCTGGTTGGCACGCCCATCGAGACGGCGTCGTGCCAGCCGGCCAAGAGTCGCATCGCCTATGCGGCCGCACACGTTGTAGCCGATCCGCTGGCCAATATCGATCCTTCCTCGGCCACCGCAGTCGACTGGGACTCGACACTCGCGTTTCGCCATCACCTCTGGTCGCTTGGCATGTCCGTCGCGGAGGCGATGGATACTGCGCAACGCGGTATGGGTCTCGACTGGGAGACGACGAAAGAGCTGATTTCCCGCTCCGTGCGCCAGGCGCGGGCGTGCGGTGGCGCGATCGCTTGCGGTGCTGGGACGGATCAACTCGATGGGGGCGTCGCGCACACGTTAGAGGACGTGCAGCGGGCCTACGAGGAACAGTGTGAATTTATCGAGGGGACGGGCGGGCGCGTCATCCTCATGGCCAGCCGGGCGCTGGCGGCTGTCGCCCGCGCACCAGAGGATTATGCGGCGGTGTACGATGCCATCCTCGCCCAGGTCTCACAGCCTGTGATTCTGCATTGGCTCGGCGACATGTTCGACCCCGCGCTCACTGGCTACTGGGGACATCGCGACGTGCAAGCCGCCATGCGAGTGTGCTTGGACGTCATTCATCGGCACAGAGCGAAGATCGACGGCATCAAAATTTCGCTTCTCGACGCGGACCTCGAAGTGCAGATGCGCCGCATGCTTCCAGACGGCGTCACGATGTATACGGGCGACGACTTCAATTACCCCGCGCTCATCTTGGGTCAGGACGGCCTCTATAGCCACGCGCTGTTGGGCATCTTCGACGCCATCGCGCCGGCGGCGGCACAGGCCTTGCAGGCACTGGATGCGGGAGATGCGGCCCGCTTCAAAGACATCCTGGAGCCGACGGTGGAACTCAGCCGGCATATTTTTCAAGCACCGACGCGGTTTTATAAGACGGGTGTCGTGTTTCTCGCCTACTTGAACGGCCATCAGGACCACTTCCGGATGGTCGGGGGCCTAGAGAGCATGCGCTCGCTCGTCCATCTCTCGGAGCTGTTCGTCCTCGCCGATCGGGCTGGGCTTTTGGCAGATCCGGACGCCGCGCTGGAACGCATGCGCCGCGTCTTGACGATTGGAGGGGTGCTGTAA
- a CDS encoding AraC family transcriptional regulator — protein MGLRDVALAKSEILLYESKHLPGEVVTPHHHTIYQILYILSGDGTITLQGTPYEVTNDQMVLIAPYTEHAVYARSRMTVLVLAFGDFLEDLTGTKELFSSAFRTSKYHMLDSLSANELRDSFRKILYEQSLQGSFSDLAIRGHLLHVLLTLTRSWEDEHFRDSNAHRANVLRHYIEAHYYHSLSAEDLANRLKITSRHMNAIFKEQFHMTPIQYLNDVRIKQAKELLLGTDKEIISICFEVGFETISTFYRAFKRKVGMSPQQFRKAPS, from the coding sequence ATGGGACTACGCGATGTGGCGTTGGCGAAAAGTGAAATTCTGTTGTATGAGAGCAAGCATTTGCCGGGCGAGGTCGTCACCCCGCATCACCACACAATCTATCAAATTCTCTACATCCTGAGCGGCGATGGTACCATTACGCTTCAAGGTACACCCTACGAAGTCACGAATGACCAGATGGTGCTCATAGCCCCATACACCGAACACGCAGTCTATGCTCGCTCGCGCATGACGGTTTTGGTGTTGGCCTTTGGCGATTTCCTCGAAGATCTCACTGGCACGAAAGAATTGTTCTCCAGTGCGTTTCGCACGTCGAAATATCACATGTTGGACTCGCTGTCCGCGAATGAGTTGCGCGACTCGTTCCGAAAAATCCTCTACGAGCAGAGTTTGCAAGGCAGCTTTTCCGATTTGGCGATCCGTGGACACCTGCTACACGTGCTACTGACCTTGACGAGGTCGTGGGAAGATGAACATTTTCGCGACTCGAATGCACACCGCGCGAACGTGTTGCGCCATTATATCGAGGCGCACTACTACCACTCTTTGTCCGCGGAAGATCTGGCCAACCGCCTGAAGATCACCTCGCGGCACATGAACGCCATCTTCAAGGAGCAGTTTCATATGACTCCGATTCAATACTTGAACGACGTGCGCATCAAGCAAGCAAAGGAGCTGCTCCTTGGCACCGACAAGGAAATCATCTCGATCTGCTTCGAGGTCGGATTTGAGACGATTTCCACGTTTTATCGGGCGTTCAAACGCAAGGTCGGCATGTCGCCACAACAGTTTCGAAAGGCGCCATCGTGA
- the dcuS gene encoding DcuS/MalK family sensor histidine kinase produces MRIGRRYISLQISITLFVSAVVLVCLLVTGVLIGEREMRSTRANLADKAMTTAQIVANSPVVVAALEGKRSRSGVEPLAMKIQNITNVQFIVVMDMHHIRLSHPNQQEIGKRFVGGDENEAMHGKSYISLGRGTLGPSLRAFTPVFSSTGREVGVVSVGILTNHVRAAVAASLSIVYIGISVGVALGVLGAFLLARKIKSTLFGLEPPHIARLFEERHAILESVREGILAVDNQGRVSVANLAVIRMFRRAGLEGDPMHQDIRSYLPNTRLHRVLASGSGEYDQEFELNGVTFVVNRVPVLLNQEIVGAVATFREQTELKRLAEQLTGVKLYAQALRVQAHEFMNRLHVILGLVHTAQYEHLSRYIADITHHFQMEVGAVSRLVKEPVLAGFLLSKLSYARERDVQLEIHGDVPLPTLDPPSTISEIVTILGNLIDNAFEAVEGRESKQIDILFAYDGAMMTFSVRDNGSDIPDDVEQHMYEKGFSTKGEYRGYGLYLVQQSIERLHGVLAHERDDGWTIFTVRLPTERKSG; encoded by the coding sequence ATGAGAATCGGAAGAAGATACATAAGCTTACAGATCTCCATAACATTGTTTGTTTCCGCCGTGGTGTTGGTGTGTCTACTCGTCACCGGGGTGCTTATCGGGGAACGGGAAATGCGCAGCACGCGGGCGAATTTAGCTGATAAGGCGATGACTACCGCGCAGATCGTGGCGAACTCCCCTGTGGTCGTCGCGGCGTTGGAAGGCAAGCGCAGCCGATCCGGCGTTGAACCCCTCGCGATGAAAATCCAGAATATCACGAATGTCCAATTTATCGTCGTCATGGATATGCACCACATTCGATTGTCGCACCCAAACCAACAAGAAATCGGAAAGCGTTTTGTGGGCGGGGACGAAAACGAAGCCATGCACGGCAAATCGTATATCTCTCTCGGACGTGGGACGCTGGGCCCCTCCTTGCGTGCGTTCACGCCAGTGTTCAGTTCCACTGGTCGGGAAGTCGGCGTGGTGAGCGTCGGCATTCTCACGAATCACGTGCGCGCAGCCGTCGCGGCCAGTCTATCGATCGTTTACATCGGCATATCGGTTGGCGTGGCGTTAGGTGTCCTCGGTGCATTCCTGTTGGCTCGCAAGATCAAGTCCACGCTCTTTGGTTTGGAACCTCCACACATTGCCCGGCTTTTTGAGGAGCGCCATGCGATCCTCGAATCGGTGCGGGAGGGCATCTTAGCTGTCGATAATCAAGGGCGGGTGTCGGTCGCTAATCTCGCGGTTATCCGCATGTTTCGTCGCGCTGGATTAGAAGGGGACCCCATGCATCAAGATATCCGGTCGTATCTTCCCAACACCCGTCTGCACCGTGTGCTGGCGAGTGGGAGTGGAGAGTACGATCAGGAGTTCGAGCTAAACGGCGTGACGTTTGTGGTCAACCGCGTGCCGGTGCTGCTGAATCAGGAAATCGTAGGAGCTGTCGCCACCTTCCGCGAGCAGACGGAGTTGAAGCGGCTCGCCGAACAGTTGACTGGCGTCAAGCTGTACGCACAAGCACTGCGCGTCCAGGCACATGAATTCATGAATCGGTTACACGTCATTCTAGGACTTGTCCATACTGCGCAATATGAGCACCTATCCCGCTATATCGCGGACATCACACATCATTTTCAGATGGAAGTCGGCGCCGTCTCCCGCCTCGTCAAGGAGCCCGTCTTAGCCGGGTTCCTGTTAAGCAAGTTGAGCTACGCGCGAGAGCGGGACGTCCAATTGGAGATACATGGCGATGTTCCGCTGCCCACGCTCGATCCCCCCTCGACCATCAGCGAAATCGTGACCATCCTGGGAAACTTGATCGACAACGCGTTTGAAGCAGTCGAGGGGCGAGAGAGCAAGCAAATTGACATCTTATTCGCGTACGACGGAGCGATGATGACGTTCTCTGTTCGCGACAATGGCAGCGATATACCGGACGATGTCGAGCAGCACATGTATGAGAAGGGGTTTTCAACCAAAGGCGAATACCGGGGATATGGATTATACCTCGTTCAACAGAGTATCGAACGACTGCACGGAGTTTTGGCGCACGAGCGCGACGATGGTTGGACAATCTTTACTGTGCGACTGCCAACCGAACGAAAAAGTGGGTGA